Part of the Lolium rigidum isolate FL_2022 chromosome 6, APGP_CSIRO_Lrig_0.1, whole genome shotgun sequence genome, ACACGCGCGCACGGTTGAGTTTGATCGGGCGGCTGCggacccgggggatcggggatttgatcccccgggggacgctcagcacgaCCCTAAGTTATTAGCTGTGCAATAATGTGTAGATGATGAAGTTACTCCCTCTGTTCAAAAGTAAAATAAGTATAGGACATTTTAGATGCTTTTTAGGGGTATGATGTTTCAGATGTTGCACATCCTTCAATATGCAGCATTTGCTATTAATTTtccatgaatatataagtaaacaATTACAAGAAGTTATTATATTCGTAAAATTTTATAACCAATCTATAACATCATAATATCACTAATGCAAGTAGCATTTTCATTAATTAACAGACAAAGGTAAACAACTTTAACCGCGCTTATTTTCTAGGACACCAAGTCATAAAATGGAGTAACTACATAATATAAAAAAAATCTGATTAGTTGATTCCTTTGTGTCACCTaacccaacatatttattttgtCAACCTTAGTTAACATTTCGAGCCCATGGATGTGTAGTTGTGTTGAGAAATTTTTCATTACTATATGCTGGCACTCTGCTCAAGTAGCAAAAGTATGTCAACTGACATATGTGCTCTCTCCATCCGAAAATATAAGATGTATTTTGATTAATTAATAAGTCATTTCATTAACAATTTGTTTGTTATTAAGTGGCCTCATTTTTTATCAAACATGTTAATGCATATAGGTTGTACTACCCCATACTTGGTCTTATGATCATAGTTGAAATATTAGAAAATGTGTAGCTAAAAGTATATCGAAACATGCATGATCGTTGATCTATAAATTGGCTCTTGCTTGTATCTTATCTCCCTTGGATCTTAATTTTCTCGAATTGTTTCTTTTAATGTCTTATTTCCGGATCATAATGCTAGATTAACTTTCCCCAGCTCCTTTTAGCTTTGTCATGTGTAGATGCAATCTATTAATTATTTCGCAAATGATATAGGTACCTCATCGTTATTGATGATATATGGGACGGAAAACTGTGGGGAGTTATAAAGTGGGCATTCTCTAGCAGCAATAATTTGGGCAGTCGGCTAATCACAACAACTCGTATAGTCGGTGTATCTAAATTATGTTGCTCGACTACTAATGGTTCAATTTATCAAATGGAACCTCTTAGTGGTGATGATTCACAGAGACTCTTCTATAAGAGGATATTTTCTCATGAGAGAGGATGTCCCCGTGAATTTGAGAAAGTGTCCATAGATATATTGAAAAAATGTGGTGGAGTGCCATTAGCCATCATTACTATAGCTAGTCTTTTGGCTAGTGATCGGGGGGTAAAACCTATGGACAAATGGCATGCTTTGCTCGAGTCCTTTGGTCGTGGGCTTACAGAAGACCCCAGTGTAGAGGAGATGTTGAGGATACTATCGTTTAGTTATTATGATCTACCTTCTCATCTGAAGACATGCTTATTATATCTAAGCATGTTCCCGGAAGATTTCAAGATTAGAAAAGATCAGTTGATATGGATGTGGATTGCcgaaagttttgtgcaatgtgatAATGCAGAAACTTTTCTCTTTGACATCGGAGAAACTTACTTCAATGAGCTCGTGAACAGAAACATGATACTGCCGGTATATGCTAGGAGAAAAGTAGAAGCTTGCAGAGAAGTAGAAGCTTGCAGAGTGCATGATATGGTTCTAGATCTAATTTCTTCCCTATCAAGAGAGGATAACTTTGTTACTATATTGAATGGTATTGGTGATAGCATATCTTCTCGGTGCAACGTCCGTAGACTGTCCCTACAGAATGATAGAAAAGGAGAACTTCAAACCACACCTATCGAATCCGTGAGTCTGTTAAAAGTGAGGTCCATTGCTACATTTGAACCCGCTATCAATCTAATGCCGCCTTTCTCGAGCTTTTTTGTTTTACGTGTATTGGATTTCACTGGATGTAATCTTGGCAATCATAATCATCTAAACATCCGGGAGTTGGGGAATTTATTGCACTTGAGGTACCTAGGTCTAGCCAAAACAGAAATTTCCGAGGTCCCGGAAGAAGTTGGAAAGTTAAAGTTTTTGCAGGTGCTGGATTTGAGTGGAAATAAGCATATAGAAGAGCTGCCATCGACTATTAATAAGCTCAGAAGATTGATGCGCTTACTTGTGGACAGTAACTGCGAGAGGTTTCCAGATGGACTAGGAAACCTGACATCAATGGAAGTGCTGAGTGAGATCCATTGTGACTCTCTAAGCATCGTGAATGAGCTGGGCAGCATGGAAAGGTTGACGAAGCTTGGAATTCTGTTTGGTAATTTGAGTTTTGAGATGATGGAAGCTTTCGTGGAATCACTAGGGAAAATGTCCAACCTCCGAAGTGTAGTAATTACTCGTCATGGTGTTGAGTCTCAGCTTTTGACAGGGGAAGGTGTTGATTCTAAGACCATCGATCTTTTGGGGGAAGGTTGGGTGCCCCCTCGAAGTCTCCGGGAGTTTGTCACATACGGATTAATATTCTCTACAGTGCCGACATGGATAAGGAGGAATCCCTTGCATCTGTCGCATCTCATGAAGATAAAAATCTTTATCGAGGACGTACGGCAGGAGGATCTGGACATCCTTGGAAGGTTACCGGCTCTTCGTAATCTTAACTTGTGGAGCTTCCGCCAAATCGGGCAGCCACTTGTCGGCGCTGATGGGTTCCGTTGTCTCGCATCATTCATGTCGTTTTCCCAGTCCGCGGGCCTAATCATGTTCCAGCCGGGAGCTATGCCCAATGTTGAAAAAGTTGAGCTCTGGATCAAATTGCGGGTGGCAATAGAGGAAGCAGCTGGCAAAGGTGGTGATTGTTTTCACATGGGCTTCGGGAACCTGCTGTCCCTTCGGAAGGTCATTGTCAATTTGAACCGCTGGGGATTGACAGTCGGGGAGACGAAGCAACTGGTGGCTGCGCTGGAGAACGAACTTCGTGCCCATCCTAGTCGTCCCTACTTTCGTGTCATCCCCGACCCACTCATACCACATGGTACGGAACTGAAGACCATGGTGCTTTTATATTTCCTTTCCCTATTGCTTGTATACATGCATGTCTTACtaacgttcatcatttcctactaCTTCCGAAGGCGCTCCTGACGATGACGTAATGTGTCATGGAAATtacatggaggaggaggaggaggaggaggaatgaagaacctgCAGGCCGGTTACATATTTAAAGATTGCAAAATATAGATATGTACGCTCTTTTTTCCATCTTCCCTTATTGATCATATTGCCATGAATGCTTATTTGCCATGACACGTCGTTCTATAGGCTGGTACTATCTCCGttctaaaataagtgtctcacttttatctagatatatatagatacatctgtatctagaaaaaattgggaCACTTATTTTAACATGGAGAGACTAGGGAGTACTATTTACGACCATATGCATGTCACTGGATGCAACATCCATATTATCCTTCTCTTCGTTCCACTTTTGTTCATGTTACCTTTTGTTTGCCTTTGGTGTGAAATCCTGTTTTTGTGAGGGGCTTGGTTCCTCACTTGGTGGACGGTGGTCTGACTCAtttgcaatatgcagatgatacattGCTTTTCCTTGACTTGTTGGAACAGTTCATTGTTACAACGAAATTCCTTATGTACTGTTAAGCAATGTCTGGATTAAAAATTAATTATGAAAAGAGTGAAGTGTTTGTGGTTGGGGTTGAGGAGGGGGAACAAATCAGAGTGGCCAATCTGTTTAACTGCAAGGTTGGCTCGTTCCCGACAAAATATTTTGGGGTTCCTATAGCGAGTAGGAAGCTGTTGGCTTTGGAGTTTGATTTTCTTAATTCTAAAGTAGTGAAGAGACTCGGGATGTGGCAGCCGGTTTCAAAAAGTGGGAGATCAGTGCTTATCGATCCTTGTTTGGACAACATTGCATCTTATATTATGGGTTTCTATCTCTTGTCAGATGGTAGTCACCATAAACTGGACATGTCTAGGGCTAAGTTCTACTGGGAAGGCTCAGGTGACCAACATAAGTACCATATGGTTCGATGGCAGAACCTTGCGAAACCAAAATAATTTGGAGGTTTAGGATTTGTGGATAGTAAAACCAGGAATGTGGCTTTGTTAGCGAAGTGGATAATGAAGTTAGAATTGGGGGATCAAATTTTTTTTTCTGTAAGCTTCTTAGGAAAAAAAAACCTAGGCTCAGGGAGTTTTTTCTAGTCTGAATGTCCTGGTGGATCTCAATTTTGGAAAGGGTTGCATGCGATCAAACACTGGGTGAAGCGTGGTATGGAATATAGGGTTGGAGTCTTGGAGATGGGTAGCAAACCAATTTTTGGGAGGATGTGTGGCTGGGTTTGGTGCCCTTGAAGCTGATTTATCCAGCGCTCTATGCTTGCTGTGAGCAGATTGATGTTTCAGTTGCTGAACCATCTAATCTTTGCCCGCCCTTTGTCGCATTTTAGTTGGTGGTGCATGCGTGAGTCGCTAGGGTGGAGTGATACACCGATGAACTGGAATGATTTTGCTCTTGTGGATCTTGGTGCGCCGGGTGCTAGGACAAAGCAAGTTGGCTGGATTATTTTTGGGGCGATGGCCTGGTCAATTTGGACATCTCGCAACGATGTCGTTTTTAATGGGAAAGTTGTTTCCTCTTCTTTACATGTTGTATATAAAATGATTAATGTTTTGTCGCAGTGGAAATGCATTTGGCCGGAAAAGCTTGGAGGACGCTCATGGATCCATTGAAGACGATGGCGAGGAAGATATCGTTGATGGCGGGCACTAGAAGAGGAATCGGTTGATCATGGCGTCTAGTATGGATCCGTGTGTGGTGTTGTCTTTCTTTCCTTCTGCACGCTGGCTTTTAGTTGTGGGAGATTACCTAGGTGGTATTTCTTCTGTAATTTGTTAGATGTGGCATTCACAATTTTCATCTTAATAGTAAATATATACTACTTACTCATTTTACTATCAACTGgacatcaaaaataaaaataaaaggattGGGATAGAAATTCAGGATCATGACAGATCATATTGAGAGCTAGATGCAAAAGTTGAAACACATCTATGATTTCCCAGAGAAATAAGCAGAGAACATATTTTAGATATTAAACACATCAATGTTGGTTGAACAAAACGATCATAATATCTATGATTACAATAGTACGACTGCATGGACTAGCAGCCATGGCTACATATAAAGCTCATTCACTAAGTTAACTGCAATACAGAGCTCATGCAGGACATCGCATCAGTGCACTGAAGCATCAACAGAAGTTACAGAACGTATAACAGATCAATAAACGCATACACATGTCACTTCTGCTCGAATTCAAAAGCCAACTCCATTAACATCAGATAACTGCGAAGAAACTGCACTACGCAAAACTGTTAGTGCCCATCTGCCAATAGCTCAGAGTACAAGGGAACATATGGAAGATAATTAGTCTTGCTCCGATGAATGTTTCCATCCCGTCCAAGCTGACATAAAATATGCACCTCCCTGGAATCCATGTCATAtgacattagagcatctccagtcgcgtcccccaaaccgtcccccaaagcgagcgcgccggacaaaaaaagcgttccagccgcgtcccccaaagcccttttttgtccggcgcggcccgatacggtgtccggcgccccgagcccgtccccgtcccacaggggacgctccggggacgccggacacaacgaagcgggcggggagtggcggggccgacgcggcagcggcacggaaggctaaaaccccgtcgcctacctttggtcaagcgacggtaatggcgtccctgttttcccaggcgacgcagggacgcgtctcgtcgtgcatggccgcgtggccgtccgcgccggagttattgcgtgcaaccacccgctgccgccgctgttttaagacgccctccagttatcgccgctcatcataatccttctcgtcgccgccgcctcccccttcccagatcctctactcgccgctcaaaaaatgtcgtcctcccgcaagatcgccgcggcgagcgagcttcggccgcggcagcctcaccgtggcggaggcgtgggcgctgtaccacgcccggtatccgagtcccgccggacgtgcggctgccaagcagcggcgggctggaagatggccgtgaacggcattggcatcccgccgccgccgaagccagacacgcagcaatggcgggacgccatcaaggcccgtcgggctcaactcaccgccgaggagcgggcggatccgacatgggcggccaaagacaacgacgactggtggacgacgtacttcaaggccaagtacgacgtcgagctgcacagcaccgacgggctcatcggcgggcccaacagctggaacagggaaggccgcgccctgttgcagggcgttccgggcgcaccctcgagaacgtcatccgcggcctccgcaacggcgctccgcggccggagatgccgtcgtcgccgccgccttctcctcaatggcagccgaggaggacgacgtactcgtcctcctcgcactcttcttcctcggggccggcgcgatcgacgccgtcgtcgtcgtaccggtcggcgccgtataccgttcccaaacgggaggtcaaggaggagccggcgacgcccggtcagcacgaggcgtggcggtagcggcagcgggcggcagcaagggaggcgcggcggcgccctcctcatcccgaagccggaggtgaaggaggagccggaggaagcgtcgcggcggcgctgctcggcggagtacgagcggcagcagcggctcatcgccggcggcggcgaccccgaggactgcccggggctgcgggcggcgttcttggcgtccatggacgacaaggacgctcggaggggcgacctggacgcggcgatcgccatgtccatccgcgactccggcaagccgccggtggacctcaccgacgacggcgaggcaggaccaagcggcttggtgaaggacgagcccgtggacgagcccgtcgacgagcgcgtcaagcaggaggtcgtcaccgacgagatgtacaacttccggcagtactacgacgcctccggccgccgcaagtggttctagattaggtttagttttaaagttagtcaaatttcgttcgaatctatgtaagtttggacgaatctaatcgaatctaatcaagtttaaaatttgcgaaattttgtttgggggacgcgactggggagcgacgtcccccaaacgcggcacgaacgaaacacgtcccccaaacgctcaatccggcgcggtttgggggacggtttgggggacgcgactggagatgctcttagtgtctCCTCATACCGACATACTAGGAAAATCAAATTCTGTTCGGGGTGGATTGAGAGAACTACATAACCAGCCGAATATGCTAAATACTGTGTTTCCAACATCTGCAAGTGGCTGACAATGTGCTTGAAGGTCCAATTTTCACTACTTGGATCCTCAAGAAACCAGATTGATAGTTGAGAACCACCTTTATGTGCAAAATACAACTGCCCTTGTGATAGATAAATATCATAAGAAGGGTCACCAAAACCACTGTAACATTCTGTCATAGGAAGATGCATGGCTTTCCAATTATTTTCCTCCACGACAAGGGCTACAAGTCTATGATCAAAGGCACATAGATACATCACCCCCCTAAACAAGACACTTTTTGATAAGGGGGGTATCTCTATTTCATAGACGCTCCAAGCATCGTCCTTGTAGCTCCAATGTCCAGTTTTGGACGAGTAGATCACCACCACAGCAATGCAACCACTTGAGTCTTCTATGAACTCGCACACATAGAAGTGGGAGGAGGCAGCCGGATCAAATGCCAAGCGAGCAACCACATTGCTAGTCCATTTGGTGCCGGGCACGACCACCCATTTCTCAGTGGCAGGATTGCAGACAACATAATCCCACTCCACGGGATCACGCTGCTTACAAAAGAAGCAGAGGAGTAGGCCATTGCAGCAGTCCACAATGCTAACCAAACCTAACTTGGCCAGGAACGATAGCGAGGGGTCAACGAGAGGGTCACCTTTCCCAGAGACATTGGTATAACAGCGAGCAGACTTATCGGAGAGTTCTCTGTTGGAACTCTCGTCAGAACTCTCGTGGAAGAAGCCGATGAGGGACTGTGGCATCTTCTTGCGGTGAAAGGGGTGGGAGATGAGGTCACGCCAGCGCGTGGAGACGCACTTGCAGCAGCAGGTAGACTTGTAGGGCACGCGCGAGATGATTTCCGTGAGCATATCGTCGGTGAGCTTGGCTGTTGGGTCGCCACTCATTGAGGCAATTTGCATGGAGCCCTCCACCATCATCATGGATGCAAGAAACAGCCAATCTGCAGATCGTTGGGGCAGAGATTAGATTCTAATGAAAGATCAATAAAAAAATAAACAGTAGTCATATATATGCAACTATCAAGTAGCACATCTTGATGTAGAACGTTTTAATTCCTAAACATTGTTGTCTAACAAAATATGCAGTGGCAAGAAAAGGCCCAATCTGTTCAATCCTACAAAATTCAGAATCAGACATAATAAGCAAAATTAAATTCGTTCAAGAATGAAGAATCGTGCATACTACAGATATTTGATTAATACTGATAGCAAGCTACACAGGTTCAACATGAATCACATAAAGCACGACATGCCAGAAGTCCAGAACAATCGACGGAAAATAGGGAGGAATCAGATTAATACGGGTTCAATCTTGCGGCAGTGAGAAAAGATACAATCTGTCCAGTCCTACAAAATGAAGAATCGGACTTCATATGCTAGATTATttcaagaataagaagaatcagaTTAATATGACTCTTGCATCCTACACATGTTCGATTAACAGCAAACTACAGAGGTTCAACTCAACATGAATGACAACATGCCAGAACAATCAAAGAAAATACAGGGAGGATGAAAGTGACGGAGAGGAGTTGCTGCTCACCTTGCCGCGCAGGAAGTGAAAATTCCGGTGCCGGAGACGAACTGGTGAGCTTGCGGGTGCCGGACGACGACTCGTCTAGTGAGGAAGACCAGAGGAGGAGGTCAGCAGCAGCGGTGGCAGtgcagggcggcgtggccgtagGGCATGGGAAGAAAGCCGGAGGACGAACTCGTGGGAAATGCCGGTGTctggaggagaagatctgcgGGTCGGCGGCagtgcagggcggcggcggccacgcaAGAAAACCTAGAGCGAGGGCGTCCGCAACCTATGGCGTGCGGGCGTCGGGGAGTTGGGGTCGGGAGCTGCGAAGCGATGagcggcgagggcgacggcgctgGCCAGGGTCTGGGTGACCGGCGGCGGGATGGATGCTGCGGAAGTGACTCTGCGAAGTGGTTGCAGGCGATGTTTATCTGGGCTTTTTTTTTTATCTGGaccagtacaaatgcccgtgccttGCCACCGGTACTCAAATTTAATTTCTCAATGCAGATATAAAATTAGGAACTCGGTATAAAAATTTAAATCAAATCAGGGGATATTATAATGTACTACAATATGATAATATGATAATACTGAGTGTAATAACAAGATAGCATTGTTGTGCATCTTCGTGGCTTCAAGTTCTAGGTCTTCTTATTACTCTTTTGCGGTAAGTCCCACACATGTGTTCTGGTCCATCAAATAACTCAACAACCTCTActtttggatgtattattgtctcAGAAAATGTGGGTGCTGCAAACACATGTATAATTGAAGGAATACTTCTTTTCTGATTAGTCCAAACAACACTTTGATATTCATAAATATCCGAAGAAATCCTGGATGGTAGCCTTCTGTGTCAAACATACAAAAAGGGTTTAGCAAATCTTCAATAATGGTTGTGGTAAAAATACTCCATTGGCAGGTCGGTGGTGCGGATGCTAAAACTTTTAGGTGAGCGGCGCTGACGAACGAATTCGAGGGGGCGACGTAGAGGGATTTGGGGGCACACCTCTCGTCCATGCTTGACGATGAGTATTGGTGGTACTGACGTTGCTGTTGAAGGTTGATaagggaggagagagga contains:
- the LOC124660538 gene encoding disease resistance protein RGA5-like yields the protein MTTIDPRLGALYNEVTELVGISGKRDQELMKLLSEGDDEAKKKLKMVSVVGLGGLGKTTLVKTVYDNIKGKFDHSAFVPVGRSADAKKVLMDILLDLGIYQNQFTMMNERQLIDRLREYLENRRYLIVIDDIWDGKLWGVIKWAFSSSNNLGSRLITTTRIVGVSKLCCSTTNGSIYQMEPLSGDDSQRLFYKRIFSHERGCPREFEKVSIDILKKCGGVPLAIITIASLLASDRGVKPMDKWHALLESFGRGLTEDPSVEEMLRILSFSYYDLPSHLKTCLLYLSMFPEDFKIRKDQLIWMWIAESFVQCDNAETFLFDIGETYFNELVNRNMILPVYARRKVEACREVEACRVHDMVLDLISSLSREDNFVTILNGIGDSISSRCNVRRLSLQNDRKGELQTTPIESVSLLKVRSIATFEPAINLMPPFSSFFVLRVLDFTGCNLGNHNHLNIRELGNLLHLRYLGLAKTEISEVPEEVGKLKFLQVLDLSGNKHIEELPSTINKLRRLMRLLVDSNCERFPDGLGNLTSMEVLSEIHCDSLSIVNELGSMERLTKLGILFGNLSFEMMEAFVESLGKMSNLRSVVITRHGVESQLLTGEGVDSKTIDLLGEGWVPPRSLREFVTYGLIFSTVPTWIRRNPLHLSHLMKIKIFIEDVRQEDLDILGRLPALRNLNLWSFRQIGQPLVGADGFRCLASFMSFSQSAGLIMFQPGAMPNVEKVELWIKLRVAIEEAAGKGGDCFHMGFGNLLSLRKVIVNLNRWGLTVGETKQLVAALENELRAHPSRPYFRVIPDPLIPHGAPDDDVMCHGNYMEEEEEEEE
- the LOC124662151 gene encoding F-box protein At5g62510-like, producing the protein MMMVEGSMQIASMSGDPTAKLTDDMLTEIISRVPYKSTCCCKCVSTRWRDLISHPFHRKKMPQSLIGFFHESSDESSNRELSDKSARCYTNVSGKGDPLVDPSLSFLAKLGLVSIVDCCNGLLLCFFCKQRDPVEWDYVVCNPATEKWVVVPGTKWTSNVVARLAFDPAASSHFYVCEFIEDSSGCIAVVVIYSSKTGHWSYKDDAWSVYEIEIPPLSKSVLFRGVMYLCAFDHRLVALVVEENNWKAMHLPMTECYSGFGDPSYDIYLSQGQLYFAHKGGSQLSIWFLEDPSSENWTFKHIVSHLQMLETQYLAYSAGYVVLSIHPEQNLIFLVCRYEETLRASPVAWALTVLRSAVSSQLSDVNGCTDAMSCMSSVLQLT